From Caretta caretta isolate rCarCar2 chromosome 14, rCarCar1.hap1, whole genome shotgun sequence, the proteins below share one genomic window:
- the MBTD1 gene encoding MBT domain-containing protein 1 isoform X6, with amino-acid sequence MENTKDLTEHSSRSERKRRDSFGMFDGYDSCSEDTSSSSSSDESEEEVAPLPSSLPIIKNNGQVYTYPDGKSGMATCEMCGMVGVRDAFYSKTKRFCSVSCSRSYSSNSKKASILARLQVTGKPPTKKAKVLQKQPLVAKLAAYAQYQATLQNQVKTKTAAVPVEGFSWGNYITSNNLTAAPVTCFKHAPMGTCWGDISEGVRVEVPNTDCSLPTKVFWIAGIVKLAGYNALLRYEGFENDSSIDFWCNVCGSDIHPVGWCATSGKPLVPPRTIQHKYTNWKAFLVKRLTGAKTLPPDFSQKVSEGMQYPFKPSMRVEVVDKTHLCRTRVAVVDSVIGGRLRLVYEESEDKNDDFWCHMYSPLIHHIGWSRSIGHRFKRSDITKKQDGHYDAPPHLFAKVKEVDPSGEWFKEGMKLEAIDPLNLSAICVATIRKVLADGYLMIGIDGSEAADGSDWFCYHATSPSIFPVGFCEINAIELTPPRGYAKLPFKWFDYLRETDSIAAPVKLFNKEVPNHGFHIRMKLEAVDLMEPRLVCVATVTRIIHRLLRIHFDGWEEEYDQWVDCESPDLYPVGWCQLTGYQLQPPAPQTSRDSQSSSSKQKKKAKSQQYKGHKKMTSLQLKEELLDGEEYNFLQGASDQESNGSASYYIKQEP; translated from the exons aCTGAGCATTCTTCACGGTCAGAAAGGAAGAGACGTGACTCATTCGGGATGTTTGACGGTTATGATAGTTGTAGTGAGGACACTAGTAGCAGCTCAAGCTCTGATGAGAGTGAAGAAGAAGTTGCTCCCTTACCATCCAGTCTCCCCATTATCAAGAATAATGGACAGGTCTATACTTATCCAGATGGTAAATCTGGCATGG CTACCTGTGAGATGTGTGGGATGGTCGGTGTCCGAGATGCTTTTTACTCTAAGACAAAGCGTTTCTGTAGTGTTTCATGCTCCAGAAGTTACTCGTCAAACTCCAAGAAGGCCAGCATTCTGGCCAGACTTCAGGTAACG GGTAAACCTCCAACTAAAAAGGCTAAAGTTCTCCAGAAACAACCTTTAGTGGCTAAACTAGCAGCATATGCTCAGTACCAGGCTACATTGCAGAACCAAGTGAAGACTAAAACAG CAGCTGTCCCTGTGGAAGGTTTCAGTTGGGGTAACTACATTACTAGCAATAATTTAACAGCAGCTCCTGTTACCTGTTTTAAACAT GCACCCATGGGGACGTGCTGGGGTGATATCTCAGAAGGAGTGCGAGTAGAAGTTCCGAACACAGACTGCAGCCTACCTACCAAAGTCTTCTGGATAGCTGGAATTGTGAAATTAGcag GCTACAATGCTTTGCTGAGATATGAAGGGTTTGAAAACGATTCAAGCATTGACTTCTGGTGCAACGTGTGTGGGTCTGACATCCATCCAGTTGGTTGGTGTGCAACTAGTGGGAAGCCTCTAGTCCCACCTAGAA CAATCCAACACAAATACACAAACTGGAAAGCTTTTCTAGTGAAGCGACTTACTGGTGCCAAAACTCTTCCTCCTGACTTTTCTCAGAAG GTGTCAGAAGGTATGCAGTATCCTTTCAAACCTTCCATGAGAGTAGAAGTTGTTGACAAAACGCATCTCTGTCGAACACGGGTAGCAGTTGTAGACAGTGTAATTGGAGGACGACTAAGATTGGTATATGAAGAAAGTGAAGACAAAAATGATGATTTCTGGTGCCATATGTACAGCCCACTCATTCATCACATTGGTTGGTCCCGAAGTATAGGACATCGCTTCAAAAGATCTG ATATTACAAAGAAACAGGACGGACATTATGATGCACCCCCACATTTATTTGCAAAG GTAAAAGAAGTAGATCCAAGTGGAGAATGGTTCAAGGAGGGAATGAAATTGGAGGCTATCGATCCCTTAAACCTGTCTGCAATATGTGTTGCAACCATTAGGAAG GTGTTAGCAGATGGCTATCTAATGATCGGTATTGATGGCTCAGAAGCAGCAGACGGATCTGACTGGTTTTGTTACCATGCCACCTCCCCTTCTATTTTTCCTGTTGGTTTCTGTGAAATTAATGCGATTGAGCTAACTCCACCCAGAG GTTATGCAAAACTCCCTTTCAAATGGTTTGACTACCTCAGGGAAACTGACTCTATAGCAGCACCTGTAAAACTCTTCAATAAG GAAGTTCCAAACCATGGGTTTCACATTCGAATGAAACTGGAGGCTGTAGATCTTATGGAACCACGCCTTGTATGTGTGGCCACCGTAACCCGCATCATCCATCGTCTACTGAGGATACATTTTGatggctgggaagaagaataTGATCAGTGGGTGGATTGCGAGTCCCCTGACCTCTATCCTGTAGGGTGGTGCCAATTAACTGGATATCAACTACAGCCTCCAGCACCACAAA CATCAAGAGATAGCCAGTCAAGTTCatcaaagcaaaagaaaaaggcTAAGTCACAACAGTACAAAGGACACAAGAAAA
- the MBTD1 gene encoding MBT domain-containing protein 1 isoform X5: MFDGYDSCSEDTSSSSSSDESEEEVAPLPSSLPIIKNNGQVYTYPDGKSGMATCEMCGMVGVRDAFYSKTKRFCSVSCSRSYSSNSKKASILARLQVTGKPPTKKAKVLQKQPLVAKLAAYAQYQATLQNQVKTKTAAVPVEGFSWGNYITSNNLTAAPVTCFKHAPMGTCWGDISEGVRVEVPNTDCSLPTKVFWIAGIVKLAGYNALLRYEGFENDSSIDFWCNVCGSDIHPVGWCATSGKPLVPPRTIQHKYTNWKAFLVKRLTGAKTLPPDFSQKVSEGMQYPFKPSMRVEVVDKTHLCRTRVAVVDSVIGGRLRLVYEESEDKNDDFWCHMYSPLIHHIGWSRSIGHRFKRSDITKKQDGHYDAPPHLFAKVKEVDPSGEWFKEGMKLEAIDPLNLSAICVATIRKVLADGYLMIGIDGSEAADGSDWFCYHATSPSIFPVGFCEINAIELTPPRGYAKLPFKWFDYLRETDSIAAPVKLFNKEVPNHGFHIRMKLEAVDLMEPRLVCVATVTRIIHRLLRIHFDGWEEEYDQWVDCESPDLYPVGWCQLTGYQLQPPAPQTSRDSQSSSSKQKKKAKSQQYKGHKKKRKIPVVKKPVSLSSLPMAGGVRRSFSGDEELTPPPYRTLPAQTAPEAFQPPRTSQEFSPSLKTVTSLQLKEELLDGEEYNFLQGASDQESNGSASYYIKQEP, from the exons ATGTTTGACGGTTATGATAGTTGTAGTGAGGACACTAGTAGCAGCTCAAGCTCTGATGAGAGTGAAGAAGAAGTTGCTCCCTTACCATCCAGTCTCCCCATTATCAAGAATAATGGACAGGTCTATACTTATCCAGATGGTAAATCTGGCATGG CTACCTGTGAGATGTGTGGGATGGTCGGTGTCCGAGATGCTTTTTACTCTAAGACAAAGCGTTTCTGTAGTGTTTCATGCTCCAGAAGTTACTCGTCAAACTCCAAGAAGGCCAGCATTCTGGCCAGACTTCAGGTAACG GGTAAACCTCCAACTAAAAAGGCTAAAGTTCTCCAGAAACAACCTTTAGTGGCTAAACTAGCAGCATATGCTCAGTACCAGGCTACATTGCAGAACCAAGTGAAGACTAAAACAG CAGCTGTCCCTGTGGAAGGTTTCAGTTGGGGTAACTACATTACTAGCAATAATTTAACAGCAGCTCCTGTTACCTGTTTTAAACAT GCACCCATGGGGACGTGCTGGGGTGATATCTCAGAAGGAGTGCGAGTAGAAGTTCCGAACACAGACTGCAGCCTACCTACCAAAGTCTTCTGGATAGCTGGAATTGTGAAATTAGcag GCTACAATGCTTTGCTGAGATATGAAGGGTTTGAAAACGATTCAAGCATTGACTTCTGGTGCAACGTGTGTGGGTCTGACATCCATCCAGTTGGTTGGTGTGCAACTAGTGGGAAGCCTCTAGTCCCACCTAGAA CAATCCAACACAAATACACAAACTGGAAAGCTTTTCTAGTGAAGCGACTTACTGGTGCCAAAACTCTTCCTCCTGACTTTTCTCAGAAG GTGTCAGAAGGTATGCAGTATCCTTTCAAACCTTCCATGAGAGTAGAAGTTGTTGACAAAACGCATCTCTGTCGAACACGGGTAGCAGTTGTAGACAGTGTAATTGGAGGACGACTAAGATTGGTATATGAAGAAAGTGAAGACAAAAATGATGATTTCTGGTGCCATATGTACAGCCCACTCATTCATCACATTGGTTGGTCCCGAAGTATAGGACATCGCTTCAAAAGATCTG ATATTACAAAGAAACAGGACGGACATTATGATGCACCCCCACATTTATTTGCAAAG GTAAAAGAAGTAGATCCAAGTGGAGAATGGTTCAAGGAGGGAATGAAATTGGAGGCTATCGATCCCTTAAACCTGTCTGCAATATGTGTTGCAACCATTAGGAAG GTGTTAGCAGATGGCTATCTAATGATCGGTATTGATGGCTCAGAAGCAGCAGACGGATCTGACTGGTTTTGTTACCATGCCACCTCCCCTTCTATTTTTCCTGTTGGTTTCTGTGAAATTAATGCGATTGAGCTAACTCCACCCAGAG GTTATGCAAAACTCCCTTTCAAATGGTTTGACTACCTCAGGGAAACTGACTCTATAGCAGCACCTGTAAAACTCTTCAATAAG GAAGTTCCAAACCATGGGTTTCACATTCGAATGAAACTGGAGGCTGTAGATCTTATGGAACCACGCCTTGTATGTGTGGCCACCGTAACCCGCATCATCCATCGTCTACTGAGGATACATTTTGatggctgggaagaagaataTGATCAGTGGGTGGATTGCGAGTCCCCTGACCTCTATCCTGTAGGGTGGTGCCAATTAACTGGATATCAACTACAGCCTCCAGCACCACAAA CATCAAGAGATAGCCAGTCAAGTTCatcaaagcaaaagaaaaaggcTAAGTCACAACAGTACAAAGGACACAAGAAAA AGAGGAAGATACCAGTTGTGAAGAAGCCTGTCAGTTTGTCGAGCCTACCCATGGCAGGTGGGGTGCGGAGGAGCTTCTCTGGTGATGAAGAGTTGACTCCTCCTCCATATCGAACCCTTCCAGCACAGACAGCCCCGGAGGCCTTCCAGCCTCCCAGGACTAGCCAAGAGTTCAGTCCCAGCCTCAAAACAG
- the MBTD1 gene encoding MBT domain-containing protein 1 isoform X8 yields the protein MGTCWGDISEGVRVEVPNTDCSLPTKVFWIAGIVKLAGYNALLRYEGFENDSSIDFWCNVCGSDIHPVGWCATSGKPLVPPRTIQHKYTNWKAFLVKRLTGAKTLPPDFSQKVSEGMQYPFKPSMRVEVVDKTHLCRTRVAVVDSVIGGRLRLVYEESEDKNDDFWCHMYSPLIHHIGWSRSIGHRFKRSDITKKQDGHYDAPPHLFAKVKEVDPSGEWFKEGMKLEAIDPLNLSAICVATIRKVLADGYLMIGIDGSEAADGSDWFCYHATSPSIFPVGFCEINAIELTPPRGYAKLPFKWFDYLRETDSIAAPVKLFNKEVPNHGFHIRMKLEAVDLMEPRLVCVATVTRIIHRLLRIHFDGWEEEYDQWVDCESPDLYPVGWCQLTGYQLQPPAPQTSRDSQSSSSKQKKKAKSQQYKGHKKKRKIPVVKKPVSLSSLPMAGGVRRSFSGDEELTPPPYRTLPAQTAPEAFQPPRTSQEFSPSLKTVTSLQLKEELLDGEEYNFLQGASDQESNGSASYYIKQEP from the exons ATGGGGACGTGCTGGGGTGATATCTCAGAAGGAGTGCGAGTAGAAGTTCCGAACACAGACTGCAGCCTACCTACCAAAGTCTTCTGGATAGCTGGAATTGTGAAATTAGcag GCTACAATGCTTTGCTGAGATATGAAGGGTTTGAAAACGATTCAAGCATTGACTTCTGGTGCAACGTGTGTGGGTCTGACATCCATCCAGTTGGTTGGTGTGCAACTAGTGGGAAGCCTCTAGTCCCACCTAGAA CAATCCAACACAAATACACAAACTGGAAAGCTTTTCTAGTGAAGCGACTTACTGGTGCCAAAACTCTTCCTCCTGACTTTTCTCAGAAG GTGTCAGAAGGTATGCAGTATCCTTTCAAACCTTCCATGAGAGTAGAAGTTGTTGACAAAACGCATCTCTGTCGAACACGGGTAGCAGTTGTAGACAGTGTAATTGGAGGACGACTAAGATTGGTATATGAAGAAAGTGAAGACAAAAATGATGATTTCTGGTGCCATATGTACAGCCCACTCATTCATCACATTGGTTGGTCCCGAAGTATAGGACATCGCTTCAAAAGATCTG ATATTACAAAGAAACAGGACGGACATTATGATGCACCCCCACATTTATTTGCAAAG GTAAAAGAAGTAGATCCAAGTGGAGAATGGTTCAAGGAGGGAATGAAATTGGAGGCTATCGATCCCTTAAACCTGTCTGCAATATGTGTTGCAACCATTAGGAAG GTGTTAGCAGATGGCTATCTAATGATCGGTATTGATGGCTCAGAAGCAGCAGACGGATCTGACTGGTTTTGTTACCATGCCACCTCCCCTTCTATTTTTCCTGTTGGTTTCTGTGAAATTAATGCGATTGAGCTAACTCCACCCAGAG GTTATGCAAAACTCCCTTTCAAATGGTTTGACTACCTCAGGGAAACTGACTCTATAGCAGCACCTGTAAAACTCTTCAATAAG GAAGTTCCAAACCATGGGTTTCACATTCGAATGAAACTGGAGGCTGTAGATCTTATGGAACCACGCCTTGTATGTGTGGCCACCGTAACCCGCATCATCCATCGTCTACTGAGGATACATTTTGatggctgggaagaagaataTGATCAGTGGGTGGATTGCGAGTCCCCTGACCTCTATCCTGTAGGGTGGTGCCAATTAACTGGATATCAACTACAGCCTCCAGCACCACAAA CATCAAGAGATAGCCAGTCAAGTTCatcaaagcaaaagaaaaaggcTAAGTCACAACAGTACAAAGGACACAAGAAAA AGAGGAAGATACCAGTTGTGAAGAAGCCTGTCAGTTTGTCGAGCCTACCCATGGCAGGTGGGGTGCGGAGGAGCTTCTCTGGTGATGAAGAGTTGACTCCTCCTCCATATCGAACCCTTCCAGCACAGACAGCCCCGGAGGCCTTCCAGCCTCCCAGGACTAGCCAAGAGTTCAGTCCCAGCCTCAAAACAG